A section of the Pedobacter sp. HDW13 genome encodes:
- a CDS encoding ATP-dependent DNA helicase RecQ, whose amino-acid sequence MTAIDILQKYWGYQAFRPLQEDIIASVLEGKDSLALLPTGGGKSICFQVPALVKEGICIVVSPLIALMKDQVENLKAKGIEAIAIYAGMGKREIDILLDNCIYGKIKFLYLSPERLLSDLVRVRISYMNVNLIAVDEAHCISQWGYDFRPPYQQLAKLREIHPNVPVLALTATATAFVREDIVAKLEMKDPQVFIKSFARENLSYVVFGNEDKYKKLIDICSNVKGTGLVYVRNRRETAEVANFLNRNQIKADYYHAGLERDIRFQKQEDWKQNKTRIMVATNAFGMGIDKADVRTVVHLDLPESLEAYYQEAGRAGRDEKRSYAVLLANQSDVMSLESRYLDSFPTPDEIRKIYHYMGNYFQLAFGAGEGLTFSFDLVDFCKRFNISVLKTISGLKFLEHDGYLTLSESVFLPSRIMFIASHEDIYRFQIENRAYDGVIKTILRSHGGAFDGFVKINEADLAKRTGLSYRDVIALLNKLQALELLSYIPQTDQPQLQYIRARVDMDHFDLDVKYLRLRKEILHKQINAVVQYASSNICRSIQLLEYFDEQNAAKCGVCDVCLAEKKAENQSQLFDEIEFEIISLLQQEPLALDDLVMNIKNGAENERIEIIRELLDAGKIKTDGKKYYL is encoded by the coding sequence ATGACAGCAATAGACATTTTACAAAAATATTGGGGATACCAGGCTTTCAGGCCGCTGCAGGAAGATATTATTGCTTCGGTTTTAGAAGGGAAAGATAGCCTGGCGCTTTTGCCAACAGGAGGCGGAAAATCGATCTGTTTTCAGGTACCGGCACTGGTAAAAGAAGGGATCTGTATAGTGGTTTCACCATTAATTGCCCTGATGAAAGATCAGGTAGAAAACCTGAAAGCCAAAGGAATCGAAGCCATTGCCATTTATGCAGGTATGGGCAAACGCGAAATCGATATTTTGCTGGATAACTGTATTTACGGTAAGATTAAGTTCCTCTATTTATCACCCGAAAGATTGCTTTCTGACTTGGTTCGTGTAAGGATTTCTTACATGAATGTGAACCTGATTGCTGTCGATGAGGCTCATTGTATTTCGCAATGGGGTTATGATTTCAGGCCACCTTACCAGCAACTGGCTAAACTCCGCGAAATCCACCCGAATGTTCCGGTACTGGCATTAACGGCTACAGCTACGGCTTTTGTTCGTGAAGATATTGTGGCTAAACTCGAGATGAAAGATCCGCAGGTTTTTATTAAAAGCTTTGCCCGCGAGAATTTAAGCTATGTGGTTTTTGGTAACGAAGATAAATACAAAAAACTGATTGATATTTGCAGCAATGTAAAAGGCACAGGCCTGGTTTACGTACGCAACCGCAGGGAAACTGCCGAAGTAGCTAATTTTTTAAACCGTAATCAAATCAAGGCCGATTATTACCATGCCGGTCTGGAAAGGGATATCCGCTTTCAGAAACAGGAAGACTGGAAACAAAACAAAACCCGTATCATGGTGGCTACCAACGCATTTGGTATGGGGATAGATAAAGCGGATGTGCGTACTGTGGTGCATTTAGACCTACCCGAAAGTTTAGAAGCCTATTACCAGGAAGCTGGCCGGGCTGGTCGTGATGAAAAAAGGAGTTATGCAGTGTTGCTGGCCAATCAATCTGACGTGATGAGTCTAGAATCACGGTATCTGGATAGCTTTCCAACTCCTGATGAAATTAGAAAAATATATCATTACATGGGCAATTACTTTCAGCTGGCTTTTGGAGCAGGAGAGGGACTTACCTTTTCTTTTGATTTAGTTGATTTTTGCAAACGTTTTAATATTAGTGTTTTAAAAACAATTTCGGGCTTAAAATTTCTGGAGCATGATGGTTACCTCACGCTTTCCGAAAGTGTGTTTTTGCCTTCTCGCATCATGTTTATTGCCAGTCATGAAGATATTTACCGTTTCCAGATCGAAAATAGAGCTTACGATGGCGTTATTAAGACCATATTGCGTTCGCATGGAGGGGCTTTTGATGGTTTTGTGAAAATAAATGAGGCAGATCTGGCCAAACGAACCGGCTTATCTTATCGCGATGTTATTGCTTTATTAAACAAACTGCAGGCGCTTGAACTGCTTAGCTATATACCACAAACAGATCAGCCACAATTGCAATATATCCGTGCTCGGGTAGATATGGATCATTTCGATCTGGATGTAAAATACCTGAGGCTAAGGAAAGAAATTTTGCACAAACAAATCAACGCCGTAGTTCAATATGCATCTTCTAACATTTGCAGGAGTATACAGCTGCTTGAATATTTTGATGAACAAAATGCTGCTAAATGTGGTGTATGTGATGTTTGCCTGGCCGAAAAAAAGGCAGAGAACCAAAGTCAACTGTTTGATGAAATAGAATTTGAAATCATTTCGCTGCTGCAACAAGAGCCCCTGGCGCTCGATGATTTGGTAATGAACATCAAAAATGGCGCTGAAAATGAACGCATCGAAATTATCCGTGAATTATTAGATGCGGGCAAGATAAAAACTGATGGGAAGAAGTATTATCTTTAG
- a CDS encoding MFS transporter — MIEKNNKKTIRSWAFFDWANSAYNLVITSTIFPAYYTIITTTKEHGDKVTFLGRAYVNTSLSNYALSFAYLIMALALPILSSIADRRGNKKSFMKFFTYMGGLACIGLYFFKLDTLEMSIILFALAAMGYIGGVLFSNSYLPEIASEEHQDRVSAQGFSYGYIGSVVLQLICFLFVLKPEWFGITDASFPPRLSFLLVGVWWIAFSQIPFSVLPNGTPQTDKVKTNIIKDGFSELTKVWGQLKQIKKLKGFLISFFFYSMGVQTIMLAAAGFAEKTLKLGTAKLIAVILIIQLVAIPGAMLMSYLAKKIGNVNVLIMVVLVWIGCCVYGYYITNQYQFYSLSAIVGLIMGGIQSLSRSTYSKYLPVDTQDTTSFFSFYDVTEKLAIVIGLFSFAYIEEITGNIRYSIIALASFFIIGLVLLFVLKKIERKEAPKL, encoded by the coding sequence ATGATAGAAAAAAACAATAAGAAAACCATCCGCTCATGGGCTTTCTTCGATTGGGCAAACTCTGCCTATAACTTGGTTATTACCTCAACTATTTTCCCGGCTTATTACACCATTATTACCACTACTAAAGAACATGGTGATAAGGTAACCTTCCTTGGCCGCGCTTATGTTAATACTTCGCTATCTAACTACGCACTGTCTTTCGCTTATCTGATTATGGCGCTGGCTTTACCTATTTTATCATCAATTGCCGATAGAAGGGGAAATAAGAAGTCATTTATGAAATTCTTTACCTATATGGGTGGTTTAGCTTGTATTGGCCTGTATTTCTTTAAACTCGATACTCTCGAAATGAGTATCATCCTGTTTGCTTTAGCAGCCATGGGTTATATTGGCGGGGTTTTATTCAGTAATTCTTACCTGCCCGAAATTGCTTCAGAGGAGCATCAGGACCGAGTAAGCGCGCAAGGCTTTTCTTATGGTTACATAGGTTCAGTTGTTTTGCAGTTAATCTGCTTTTTGTTTGTGCTAAAACCCGAATGGTTTGGCATTACCGATGCTTCTTTTCCGCCACGCTTATCATTTTTACTGGTTGGTGTATGGTGGATAGCCTTTTCGCAGATTCCTTTTTCAGTATTGCCCAACGGAACACCGCAAACCGATAAGGTTAAAACCAATATCATTAAGGATGGATTTAGTGAATTAACCAAAGTATGGGGACAGTTGAAACAGATTAAAAAATTGAAAGGATTTTTAATCTCATTCTTCTTCTATTCTATGGGTGTGCAAACCATCATGCTCGCTGCTGCAGGTTTTGCCGAAAAAACATTGAAACTTGGCACAGCTAAACTAATTGCCGTAATCCTGATTATTCAGCTGGTAGCTATTCCGGGCGCAATGTTGATGTCATACCTGGCCAAAAAAATCGGTAACGTAAATGTGTTGATAATGGTTGTATTGGTTTGGATTGGTTGCTGCGTGTACGGTTATTACATCACGAATCAGTACCAGTTTTATTCACTTTCGGCTATTGTGGGTTTAATTATGGGAGGAATTCAGTCATTATCGCGTTCTACCTATTCTAAATATTTACCTGTTGACACGCAGGATACGACCTCATTCTTTAGTTTTTATGATGTTACCGAGAAACTGGCTATTGTAATTGGCTTATTTAGTTTTGCTTACATAGAAGAAATCACTGGAAATATCCGTTATTCTATTATTGCTCTGGCGTCGTTTTTCATTATTGGTTTAGTCCTTTTATTTGTTTTGAAAAAAATCGAACGCAAAGAAGCACCAAAATTGTAA